The Kluyveromyces marxianus DMKU3-1042 DNA, complete genome, chromosome 6 genome window below encodes:
- the SKP1 gene encoding SCF ubiquitin ligase subunit SKP1: protein MSKENQNVVLVSVEGERFVVDRKIAERSLLLKNYLQDLNSGDLQDADGDNDDDEDDDEDDEIVMPVPNVRSSVLQKVIEWAVHHKDSNFPDEDDDDSRKAAPVDPWDREFLKVDQEMLYEIILAANYLNIKPLLDAGCKVVAEMIRGRTPEEIRRTFNIVNDFTPEEEAAIRRENEWAEDR, encoded by the coding sequence ATGTCGAAAGAAAACCAGAACGTGGTGCTAGTCAGTGTAGAAGGAGAGAGATTCGTGGTCGACAGAAAGATCGCTGAAAGGTCGCtacttttgaagaactaTCTACAGGACTTGAACAGCGGAGATTTGCAAGATGCGGATGgtgataatgatgatgatgaggatgatgatgaggatgacgAAATAGTGATGCCCGTGCCAAACGTGAGGTCGTCTGTGCTCCAGAAAGTTATCGAATGGGCTGTGCATCACAAGGACTCGAACTTCCCTGACGAAGACGACGACGATTCCAGAAAGGCGGCACCTGTGGACCCATGGGACCGTGAGTTCTTGAAGGTGGACCAAGAAATGTTATACGAAATCATTCTTGCAGCAAACTACCTCAATATCAAGCCATTGCTCGATGCAGGTTGCAAAGTCGTGGCCGAAATGATTAGGGGCAGAACGCCAGAAGAGATCAGAAGAACGTTCAACATTGTCAACGATTTCACACCCGAGGAGGAGGCTGCCATCAGACGTGAGAACGAGTGGGCAGAGGACCGCTAG